The DNA segment TTTAAGTGGAAAACGATGTGAAGTTACTTAAACAACCAGGAGGTTGGCTTAGAAGCAGCCATCCTTTAAAGAAAGCGTAATAGCTCACTGGTCTAGTGATTTTGCGCGGAAAATATAACGGGGCTAAAATGAGTACCGAAGCTTTAGATAGTGTCTATGATTATTTATACTAGCTTGTCTCTTTGGCATCTTTAAATGAGTTTGTATTTTTCTCAATCGACAGCCTATATGGCTAGTCTCAATCGAAAAATACTTCACAACATTTAAATCTGCTCAAAGATACTTCGCTTTTTGCATTCAAATTTGAATGCAACGTCTTAATCTAAATTTAGAAATTTCAAATTTCTTAGAATTTTAAAATTTAGCAACAAAAGCAAAAAGACAAGCCTAAGTAAAGTATAAATACTCATAGACACTGTGGTAGGAGAGCGTTGCATTCAGCGTCGAAGGTGTACCGATAAGGAGCGCTGGAGCGAATGCAAGTGAGCATGCAGGCATGAGTAGCGATAATTGGGGTGAGAATCCCCAACGCCGTAAACCCAAGGTTTCCTACGCGATGCTCGTCATCGTAGGGTTAGCCGGGTCCTAAGCAAAGTCCGAAAGGGGTATGCGATGGAAAATTGGTTAATATTCCAATGCCAACTATAATGTGCGATGGAAGGACGCTTAGAGTTAGAGGAGCCAGCGGATGGTAGTGCTGGTCGAAAGGTGTAGGTTAAGATCCAGGCAAATCCGGATCTTTTTAAGCCCAGACCCCACAGGCACACAAAGTTCTTCGGAACAGCGTGTGAATCCTTGATACTGTCGAGCCAAGAAAAGTTTCTAAGTTTAGTTATAGTTGCCCGTACCGTAAACCGACACAGGTGGGTGGGATGAGTATTCTAAGGCGCGTGGAAGAACTCTCTTCAAGGAACTCTGCAAAATAGCACCGTATCTTCGGTATAAGGTGTGCCTAGCTTCGTTAAGAATTTACTTCGTAAGCGAAGAAGGTTACAACAAAGAGTCCCTCCCGACTGTTTACCAAAAACACAGCACTCTGCTAACTCGTAAGAGGATGTATAGGGTGTGACGCCTGCCCGGTGCTCGAAGGTTAATTGATGACGTTAGCTCTGCGAAGCGTTTGATCGAAGCCCGAGTAAACGGCGGCCGTAACTATAACGGTCCTAAGGTAGCGAAATTCCTTGTCGATTAAATATCGACCTGCATGAATGGCGTAACGAGATGGGAGCTGTCTCGAAGAGGGATCCAGTGAAATTGTAGTGGAGGTGAAAATTCCTCCTACCCGCGGCAAGACGGAAAGACCCCGTGGACCTTTACTACAGCTTGACACTGCTACTTGGATAAAGATGCGCAGGATAGGTGGGAGGCTTTGATTCGTAGATCTCGGTTTACGATGAGCCATTGTTGAGATACCACCCTTCTTTATTCGGGTAGCTAACTAGCCTAAGTTATCCTTAGGTAGGACAATGTCTGGTGGGTAGTTTGACTGGGGCGGTCGCCTCCCAAAATGTAACGGAGGCTTACAAAGGTTGGCTCAAAGCGGTTGGAAATCGCTTGTAGAGTATAAAGGCAAAAGCCAGCTTAACTGCGAGACATACACGTCGAGCAGAGACGAAAGTCGGTCTTAGTGATCCGGTGGTTCTGTGTGGAAGGGCCATCGCTCAAAGGATAAAAGGTACCCCGGGGATAACAGGCTGATCTCCCCCAAGAGCTCACATCGACGGGGAGGTTTGGCACCTCGATGTCGGCTCATCGCATCCTGGGGCTGGAGCAGGTCCCAAGGGTATGGCTGTTCGCCATTTAAAGCGGTACGCGAGCTGGGTTCAGAACGTCGTGAGACAGTTCGGTCCCTATCTGCCGTGGGCGCAAGAAGATTGAGGAGAGTTGACCCTAGTACGAGAGGACCGGGTTGAACCGACCACTGGTGTACCAGTTATCCTGCCAAGGGTAGCGCTGGGTAGCTATGTCGGGATGAGATAACCGCTGAAAGCATCTAAGCAGGAAGCCAACTCCAAGATGAATCTTCTTTTAAGAGCTCTTATAGACTATAAGTTTGATAGGCCGGGTGTGTAATGGATGAAAGTCCTTTAGCTGACCGGTACTAATAGCTCGTCTGCTTATCTTTTAATAAGCATCACTTCCTTGTTAAGGGTAAAATTGATTCCTATTTTTCTACTATGCTTCGTTAAACTTCGCTACAGACTTCGGTCACATACTGTATGTATGCTCCCTCGTCTTTGCTCGTTTGTCTTGCTTAGCGAAAAACTAGTTCTCAATTTAATAAAATAGTAAAATTTACTATGATCCTTACCAAGACCTTGTTTTTAATTAAAACAAGATTTGACTTTTAACAATTAAATAGCAGTGTTAAAGAAGCTAACAAGCTTATAAGTAAGCAAATAAAACTTTAGCTTTAAATTTGAAATATAAAAATATAAAGTTGGTTTCTTTAACACTGCCCGTGACTATACAGACGAGGAAACGCCTTGCTCCATCTCGAACCAAGAAGCTAAGCTCGTCCTGGCTGATGATACTCTCCCTTACTGGGATGAAAGGAAAAGTAGGTCGTTGCGGGCTTTGTTTATTTACGCTTTTATTCTATCTATGCTTTGCTTTACATCTCTTAGTTTATTTGCTTATCTATTTTTTATTTTATAGTTTATTCTTACATCTTTGTTTTACTTTATGATTTTATACTTTACTTTATGTCTTTTACTATTCTTATTTTATCCTTATTTTATAATCTATTCTTTGTTTCTTTCTTTGTTTCTTTCTTTATTTTATAACTCCGTAGAATTTTATTTTTAGCATCTTCTTTGTATTTTATTGTTTTTAGGATTATACGGTAATTTGTTTTTGCATCGTGTATTATGATAGAGTGTCGGTTGGTGGCCGGAGTGTTATTGTTGCTCTTTTATAAATTTGAGGTTGGTTAGCGTATCACAAAACAGCAACGCTTGCAGCCTTAATACGATACCTTTAAATTTCGGTTGATTATAGCCTTTATTGCCTACGTTTTAGATTTTATTCTTCCGGTGTTTTTGCTATTTATTCTTTTAAATGAAGCAAATTTTATGAGAAAGAAATTTCGGAGTTAAATTTTAACGCCGGAGATATTTAAAATAAAGCCAAATTTAAATAACGAGTTTAAAATAAGGATTAGAATTTGATCGCAGAGCCGCTAAATTTGATCCCGAAAGAATCAAGTTAAATGCAGATAAAAGCCGTATCAAACAAGCAAAAAAGGCTATGTTACAGCAAAGAGTCCGAACTACCGCTCGTGGTATTAGCGCGGTAAAAACAAGAGACAAAGGGCGCCTGGTATAAGTGTCCTACCTGCAAGAAATAAACAAACCCGGGTCCAACCATAATAACTCAAAATATAAGTAGTGCGGCTTGATATATCATATCTCATCGTCGGCAAAAAATAGAGCAAAAAAGATAAAAGTAAAATTTAAGAATCAAATTTGAAAATGCGGATGCAAGCGCAATATTTTTTGCCTTTATATTAGTCAAATTTAAGAAGTATGGATGGGGTAAAATGGCAAATTTTACTTAAAAATACAGATATCCGGCAAATAACGATGTCTCGAAACGTAAAATACTATTTTTACTTGTTTTTAGTGTTTTTAAGATGCGCTCAAGCTATTATTAAACTTTATTCAAGTATTTTTAGAGGAAAATGCTAAAAATAAAACTGTTTGGAGTGTTATGAGCATCTACGAGTTAAAACCCAAATTCCAAAACCTGCTTCGTCCGCTAGCAAGACGTCTTTATAGCGCCGGCGTTACGGCAAATCAAGTCACGCTCATAGCTTGCATTCTCTCTATTTTATTAGGTATGCTACTTGCTAAATTCGCCGAAGTTTCCACTCTATTTTTTCTACTGCCTATTTGGATGTTTTTACGTATGGCGCTAAATGCTATCGACGGTATGCTGGCTCGTGAGTTTAATCAAAAAACACCGCTTGGAGGCTATCTGAACGAAGCTACCGACGTCATCTCGGACACTGCGCTTTATTTGCCGTTTGCTTTTGTAGCTCCATTTGGGTGGGGTATTATCGCGCTCGTTATTTTTCTATCTTTTATGAGCGAGTTTTTAGGTGTCCTAGGTCAGGTACACGGTAGTAGCAGGCGATATGACGGGCCTATGGGTAAGAGCGACCGCGCATTCGTATTCGGGTTCATCGCTACTATATATGCGGTATTAGGTCAGCTGCCTATATGGTTTAGCTGGGCGCTTTACATAGTGGCGTTTTTACTTGCGCTTACCTGCATAAACCGAGTAAGGATGGGTTTAAGGGGGTAGGTTGGTGAAGTGCTAGTATAAATTTATGCGTTACTTACCAAAAGATCACGCTATAAATTTATACTTTTATTTGCTATACTTGAAAGCTGTTTTTGGCGTATTTTTATGTAATCTAGGCGTTTATATTGCACTTAACTATATTAATAATATTTTTTAATAAGATTGTAACCATTTTTTCGATAGAATTATAAAATATAATTTCAACCGAAAGGAAAACGATGAACAAGTTTATATTGTCAATGTTGGTATGCGCTTCGATGGTATTTGCAGCCATAAACTTAAATACCGCAACAAAAGAGGAGCTGATGAGCCTAAACGGCATTGGTGAAACGAAAGCTAATGCTATTATTGAGTATAGAAAAACAAACAAATTTGAGAGCATAGAGGATATCAAAAACGTAAACGGTATCGGAGAAAAGACATTTGAAAATTTAAAAGGCGATATCTCGATAAGCGGCGAAAACGTGATGCCTGCAAGCAGTAAAGTGTCTAAAAAAGTAAAAGAAGCTAAAGTCGATATGGACGATAAAGTAAAACAAAACAAGAAAGATGTCGCCAAAAAAATAAAAGATACCGAAGAAAAGATGGTTGTACCGGTAGAGGATACGGATGAGGCGAAGTCTTTAAAAAAGAATGTTAAAAAAGCTGTCGACAAAGAGGCCGAAATCAAAAAAACTAAAAAGAAAAAATCTGAATAGTTGTATCTTGCAGTAGCTCGTATTTGTGAGCTACTGTATCTCCGGCTAGACCCTGTCAAAATCAACTGTGTGAATTATTTGTTTTCAACCTTCAAATCCTTTTCTTAATTAAATTCTTTACTATATCATACGTCAATCTCTTGCCCTTTGCCTAGGTTCGCACTCTTTTTAACTTCGCTTTTATCATTATTTTACAAAAAAGATGAAGTTTAAATTTGGCCTTTATGTTCTTAAATTTAGAAAGTCTTCTTTTGGCAAAACCCCGCCTCGTAGAGCAGTAAGTTAAAAAGCTTTCAGCGCCGTTTTATAAATTTGCTCTTGATAGCAAATTTATTCTTGCCGTGATTAACTCTAAAAAAGTTTATCATATATTATATCCACAAGTCCGATATATTCGCGCTAACTGTCAGCATATATAATGCCTCTGGAATCTATTTTCTTTTTTGATGATATTCGGAGCTTTATTTTGTATAATCTCTGCTTATTACGCACAATAGCGAATTAAAACATTTTATGCTTTTTATTCCAGCAACCTTCATTAAGCTCTACTAATCCTATTATGTTTTTAAAACTTAAAATTTGATAGTTCTAAATTTATTAAAGTGCTTATTAATCGTATCGCAATTGATACTCGAAGGCTTATTTGTTCTGGTTGCATCTTGTTATTACAAAACTATTATATCGTAATGCAGGTTGAGGGCCATCTAAATAATTCAAATTTATCTTTTTGACAATCACAAAATTTAAATTTGACAATTAGCGGCCTTGTTGTTAGATTTGAGGATAAATTTTGGCTCAAGATAAGTTAAAAACTTTCAAAGGAGTTTTTAACTATGATTTTGTCAATGAAAAATAAGTATATCTATCGTTCCCGAATTTCAGAGAAGAAATTTAGAGAAATTTTAAAGTATTTTGCGCAAGATATAGAGGCTACTAAAATAGCAAATTTAACCGGAATTTCTAGAATTTCCATCAACAAAATTCTAAAAAATATCAGAATTTTAATGGCTAGTGAGTGTGAAAAAATTAGCAAGTTTAGCGGTGAGATTTCCAGCTCGCAAGCTCGCCTAGAAGCTTCGCTTTGAGATTGACGAAAGTTACTTCGGATCTAAAAGAGTAAGAGGTAAAAGAGGTAGAGGCGCAGCAAATAAAACTCCGGTATTCGGTATGCTTAAAAGAGATGGCAGAGTTTATACTCAAATAGTCAAAAACTGCTCTGCTAATGAGTTGATACCCATATTATCGGAGTTTAGTGAATTAGATGAGAGCGTGATTTATTCTGATTGTTGGAAAGCTTATGATGGCTTGGTTGATTACGGAGCTAAAGCGCATTATAGAGTAAAGCATTCTAAGAATGAATTTGTTAACGGTAAAAACCATATAAACGGCATT comes from the Campylobacter rectus genome and includes:
- a CDS encoding CDP-alcohol phosphatidyltransferase family protein, producing MSIYELKPKFQNLLRPLARRLYSAGVTANQVTLIACILSILLGMLLAKFAEVSTLFFLLPIWMFLRMALNAIDGMLAREFNQKTPLGGYLNEATDVISDTALYLPFAFVAPFGWGIIALVIFLSFMSEFLGVLGQVHGSSRRYDGPMGKSDRAFVFGFIATIYAVLGQLPIWFSWALYIVAFLLALTCINRVRMGLRG
- a CDS encoding ComEA family DNA-binding protein, encoding MNKFILSMLVCASMVFAAINLNTATKEELMSLNGIGETKANAIIEYRKTNKFESIEDIKNVNGIGEKTFENLKGDISISGENVMPASSKVSKKVKEAKVDMDDKVKQNKKDVAKKIKDTEEKMVVPVEDTDEAKSLKKNVKKAVDKEAEIKKTKKKKSE